The Guyparkeria halophila DNA window TTGCCCTGCAGTGGAGCGATCGACCCGCGGCCCTGTTCGGTGAGGTGGCCCGGGTGAGTGCCTCGGGTGCGCCGTTCGTCTTCACCACGCTGGGGCCGGATAGCCTTCAGGAGATCCGGCGCGCCTGGGCGGCGGTCGACCCGACGCCCCATGTACACCAGTTTCTCGACATGCACGATCTTGGCGATGCGCTGGTCGCGGCGATGCTGGCCGATCCGGTGATGGATCGCGAGATGGTCACGGTGACCTACCCCACGGTTGATGCCCTGCTGGCCGATTTGCGGGGGGTGGGCGTCGGCAATGCCCAGGCGGGGCGCGCCGCGGGGATGACCGGCCCCAAGGCCTGGCGCCGCTTCCGGGAGGTGTTGGCCGCTCAAGCGGTCGACGGTCGCATCCCGCTGAGTTACGAGATCGTCTACGGCCTGGCGTGGGGGACGGGGGTCTCGCCGATGGCCGAGGGGGCGCACGGCCGGGTGGGTGCCAGTTGATGGCCAGTTCGGGGGGCGTGTCGCACTTTTGCAACAGATAAAACTTGTGTGTTCAGCGATCAGCTTTGCTTATCCGTGGGCGGAATGGCCGCTAACTGCTTGAAAGCGCGTCCCGCGCGCCCTTTGCGGGCGAGTAAATTAGTAAATTCATAGGTTTTTGTCGGCAGGGGATTCGATTATGATTGCCGCCCGAGAAAAAGGGTCTGGCCGCCGCGGCCGGGATGAACCTAAAAGTCTGGAGGGGTCACGATGTCCACCAATGCAGTGCCGGTAGCTACCGAGCAGTACAATTACGGCATCGTCAAGAAGTTCGCCATCATGGCCATGATTTGGGGCGTGTTGGGGATGCTTGCCGGTGTCTATATTGCCAGTGAGCTGGCATGGCCGTTTTTGAACTTCAATATCGCCGAGATCACCTTCGGTCGGCTGCGCCCGGTGCACACGACGCTGGTGATCTTCGGCTTTGGTGGTAGTGCGCTGTTCGCGACGTCCTATTACATCGTGCAGCGCACCTGTCAGGCGCGTCTCTGGGGCGGCAAATTGCTGCCCGAGCTGACCTTCTGGGGCTGGCAGTTGGCACTGGTGCTGGGCGTGATCACCTACATGGCCGGCTACACGCAGGGCCGTGAGTACGCCGAGTTCATCTGGCCGATCGACCTGCTGATCACCGTGGTCTGGGTGATCTACTTCGCCGTCTACGCCATGACGCTGGTCAAGCGCAGCCAGCCGCACATCTACGTGGCCAACTGGTTCTTCATGGCGTTCATCCTCGCCACCGCCCTGCTGCACATCTTCAACAACCTGCAGGTGCCGGTCGCCTGGAACAGCCTCGAGTCCTACGCGCTGTTTGCCGGCGTGCAGGATGCGATGACGCAGTGGTGGTACGGCCACAATGCCGTCGGCTTCTTCCTGACCGCCGCGTTCCTCGGCATGATGTACTACTTCGTGCCCAAGCAGGCGGGTCGCCCGATCTACTCCTACCGCCTGTCGATCGTGCACTTCTGGGCGCTGTCATTCCTCTACATGTGGGTTGGTGCTCACCACCTGCACTGGACCGCGCTGCCGGACTGGGTTTCCACCCTTGCCGCCACTTTCTCGATCCTGCTGCTTCTGCCCTCCTGGGGCGGCATGATCAACGGCATCATGACCCTCTCGGGTGCCTGGGAGAAGCTGCGCACGGATCCGATCATGCTGTTTTTGATCACCTCGCTGGCCTTCTACGGCATGTCGACCTTCGAAGGTCCGATGATGTCGCTCAAGTCGGTCAACGCCCTGTCGCACTACACCGACTGGACCGTGGGTCACGTGCACTCCGGCGCACTGGGCTGGGTCGCGATGATCACCATCGGCTCGTTCTATCACCTGATCCCGCGGCTCTGGGGCACGACGCTCTACTCGACCAAGCTGGTGTTCGTCCACTTCTGGCTGGCCACCATCGGCGTGGTGCTCTACATCGTCGCGCTGTGGGTCGCCGGTATCGGTCAGGGCCTGATGCTGCGTGCCTTCGATGAGTACGGCAACCTTGCCTACACCTTCATCGAGACGGTGTCCTTCCTGCACATCCCGTACGTGGTACGTGCCATCGGTGGTGCCTTCTTCCTGTCGGGCATGCTGCTGATGTCGTACAACATCTACATGACGATCTCGGGTGCCCGTCAGCCGGCATCCGATGAAGGCCGCGACGCCGTTGCCGCCGCCGCACGCTAAAGGATTGAGGTCAAGCGAATGAAACACGAAAGCATTGAAATCAACTCCGGCCTGCTGATCGTCCTGACACTGGCGGTCATCAGTATCGGGGGGCTGGTCGAGATCGTCCCGCTGTTCCACATCGAGGAGACGGTCGAGGACGTGGACGGTGTCCGCCCCTACACGCCGCTGGAGCTGCGCGGCCGTGACATCTACGTGAAGGAAGGGTGCTACACCTGCCACTCGCAGATGATCCGTCCGTTCCGTGACGAGCAGCTGCGCTACGGGCACTACTCGCTGGCCGCCGAGTCGCAGTACGACCATCCGTTCCAGTGGGGCTCCAAGCGCACCGGGCCTGACCTGGCCCGCGTGGGTGGCAAGTACTCCAACGAGTGGCAGACCCAGCACCTGGTCAACCCGCAGTCGCTGGTGCCGGAATCGATCATGCCGGGCTACCCGTGGTTGCTCGAGAACGAACTGGACTACAGTCAGATCGAGGGCCGCATGGTCGCGCTCAAGCGCGTCGGCGTGCCGTACTCGCAGAGCCAGGAAGAGTACGACGCCAACGTCGAGCAGTTCGGTGCCGACATGGCCGACAAGCTCCACGTCTCCAACGCCACCGACGTGCTGGAAAGCCAGGCCGCGGCGCAGAACTGGGACGGCGACCCGAACCGCATCACCGAAATGGATGCCCTCGTGGCTTACCTGCAGATGCTGGGCACGATGGTCGACTTCTCGAAGTATGAAGACGGCCACTTCAACCAGTTCCGTTGATACTGAAACGGCCACCGTCGAGGTGATCTCTTGATTGGCGATATTTTTGCGTGGTTGGGTGACATGGAGAACAGCAAGCCGTTGGCGCTGATCCTGTTCTTCGGCACGTTCGTCGGCATCATCCTGTACGTCTACACCGGCAAGCGGCGCAAGCAGCGGCTGGAGTCGTACAAGGACATCCCCTTCATGGACGACGACGAGCTCGACCCGACCCAACAAAAGAAACAACAGGTGAAGAAAGATGAGTCAACCGGAAAATAAGAAGGGGCAGGTCGAGACCACCGGGCACGTCTGGGACGGCGATCTGCGCGAATACAACAACCCCCTGCCACGCTGGTGGCTGTGGGCGTTCTACGTCACCATCGTTTTCTCGGTGGTGTACTGGATCCTCTACCCGGCCTGGCCGTATGGCGACAGCTACACCAAGGGCATCAACACGGTCGAGTACACCGTGGAAGGTGAGGACGGTGAAGAGAAGACAGTAAGCGAGCACTGGAACACCCGTGCCCTGTTCACCCGCGACATGCAGTCGAGCCCGTCGGCGCTCGCCCAGAAGGAGTGGGTCGGCAAGGTCGAGAACATGAGCTTCGAGGAAATCGAGCAGGATCCGGATACGCTGCAGTTCGCCATGTCGATGGGGAACTACACCTTCGGTGACTATTGTGCCGCCTGTCACGGCGCCGGCGGTCAAGGCAAGATCGGCCTGTTCCCGAATCTGGCCGACAATGCTTGGCTCTACGGCAGCTCCTACGAGACCATCGTCAACAAGATCAATAACGGCATTCAGGGCATGATGCCGGCCCAGAACGTCCCGGAGGATACGATCGACGACCTGGCCAAGTACGTGCTGAGCCTCTCGGGTAACGCCGAGATCAGTGGCGAGGCGGCAAGCCGTGGCAAGCAGGCCTTCGCCAGTTGCGCCGGCTGTCACGGTGCCGAAGGCAAGGGTAACGAGGCCATGGGCGCGCCAAACCTGGCCGATGCCATCTGGGGCGTTGCCGACGTGCCGGGCTGCGGCGATGACACCGCCTGCAAGGTCGACGAGATCAAGCATGTGGTCAACAACGGTATCCAGCGCCAGATGCCGGCCTTCGGTGATCGTCTGACCGAAACCCAGGCCCGCATGCTCGCCATCTACGTTCGCCAGATGGGCGGGAATTGATCAGCGATGGCTGACCACTGACGGCGCTACATCGTCGTTCGCGATACTCGGAGACACCGGCCGTTTGGCCGGTGTTTTTTTTGGGATATGGGGCGGGGCAGGGTGGATTTGACCCGATCGCGGGGCGACCGAGGACGCGGTGGCGACCACGGAATACCGCTTGCCGTGAAATATTATCTTTGGGTTTAGAGAAAAACCCTATGGGATATAAGATATTCCCCTGCGCATCCATTTCGGAGACCGACAGATGGCTCATCACGACGATCCGAGCTACCCGGCTGACCCCTTGTACCAAGCCCGTGAGCCGATTCATCCCAAGGCGATCCATGGCCGGTTTCGCCGGTTCAAGGATCTGGTGCTGCTGCTGGCCTACGGCGTGTTCTTCTTGCTGCCGTGGGTGCGCTGGGAGCGCAGTGTCGGGCCGGATCAGGCCGTGATGTTCGATATCCCCTCGCGGCGGTACTACCTGTTCGATCTGGTTATCCACCCGCAGGACATGTTCCTGCTGGCCGGTTTCCTGATCCTGGCGGCGTGGCTGCTGTTCTTCGTCACGGGGCTGGTCGGCCGGGCGTTTTGCGGTTACTTCTGTTTCCAGACCCTGTGGACCGACGTGTTCATGAAGGTCGAGGCCTTGGTGCAGGGAGATCGCAACAAGCGCATGCGGCTGGAGAAACAGCCCTGGAACGGGGAGAAGATCGCCAAGAAGGGGATCACCGTGGCCATCTGGACGCTGATCGCGTTCTGGACCGGCTTTACCTTTACGTCCTATTGGGCCGATGCGCCGCAGCTGTTCGTCAACTTCTTCACTCTGGAGGCGGTCGGCGCGGCGTATATCACCACCGGCATCCTCACCGCGACCACGCTCCTGGCCGCCGGCTTCGCCCGCGAGCAGGTCTGCATCTACATGTGCCCCTACGCCCGTTTCCAGAGCGTGATGTTCGACAAGGAAACCCTGCTGGTCTCCTACGACGCCGGGCGCGGCGAAGGCGAGGCTGGTCGGCAGCCGCTCCATAAAGGGCTGATGACCCTCGAGGAGCGCCATGCCCAGGGCGTGGGTGACTGCATCGATTGCAACCTTTGCGTGCAGGTCTGCCCCACCGGGATCGACATTCGTGACGGGTTGCAGCTGGAGTGCATCTCCTGCGGGCTGTGCATCGATGCCTGCGATCAGATCATGACCAAGCGCGGCTGGCCGACCGGCCTGATCCGTTACGCCTCGGAGCAGGAGCTGGAGACCGGCGAGAAGCCCAACCTGCTCAAGTTCCGCACCATTGGTTATGGTCTGGCCACCATCGCGGCGACTGTGCTGTTGCTCTACGGCATCTTCGCGCGCGCACCGGCTGACATATCGGTGGAACAGGTGCGCCAGCCGTTGTTCACCATGCTTGCCAGCGGCGACATCCAGAACAACTACAACGTCAAGATTAACAACAAGCTCCAGGAGCCGTTGGCATTCGATCTGACAGTGGTCGGGCTGCCGGACGCGCGGGTCAGCGTGGTGGGGGATTTCGAATCGCTCGAGCTGCCGGCGGACGGCTCGCGCAAGTATCTGGTGCATGTGCGCGCCCCGAGTGATGCGCAGGTGGACCGTCGCGAGATACAATTCATCCTCACCGAGGAAAATGGACTCGTCGAACCGCTGGAACATGACGCCAGCTTCGTGTTCCGCTAATCACCCGCATTCACGTAACCCCGCCGACAGCGGCCGTTGGCGGGGTGCCAGTACCCAACCGGATTCCTGAACCATGGCTGTATTGCTGCCTGCCGCCCTCGGCATGACCATCATTCCGATGCTGTTCTTCCTGCTGCGCTGGCGCTTTCCCAGCGCCGGGCGTCAGATCGCGTTCATCCTGGGCGTCTTGTCGCTCGCGGCCTATGCGCCCTACGCCATCATCAACTGGCCGGGGCTGGACGTGGTGGCAATGGTGGGCGCGATCCTGGTGATGACCGCTTTCATTCTCGGATTCATTTCGCCGCCCAAGCACGCCGAGTCGCAGAAGATGGCGTTTCACCGCGGTCCGGCGACCATCATTGCCTTCTTCGCGGTCATCATCCTGCTCGACTCGATCTTCCTGACCATCGCGACCACGGGGCTGAGCGAGAACGTGGCGCGCCAGATTCTGCCCGAGCCTCAAGGTGGGCCGGTGGCAACCTCCTTCTTCCCCGGTACGGTCGCTCACGATTATCAGGAAAAGGTGCGTGCGTTCGAGGCCTACGATGCGGCGCGTGAGGAGCAGTCTGAGCGCGGCTGGCAAGTTCAGCGGGGTTGGATGGGGGAGGCGGTTGTTGGCCAATCGACCCCGTTCCGGATCCAGGTGCGCGATGGCCAGGGCAACCCGGTCGAGGGCGCCGAAGCGACAGCCCGGTTCCTCCGCTTTTCAAGCCAAAGCCTCGATTTCTCGCGGCGCCTCGAGGAGATCGATCCCGGTGTCTACCAGGCCGATGTCACGCCGTCGCGCCCCGGGCGATGGGAAGTGATTGTCGACGTCCGCCGTGATGGCGAAACCCACCAATTGCGTGGCATGACCGACGTCGCGGCCCGCTGATCATCGGGGGTCGCGTGAGAAGCCTGTTCGTACGATGTCGGTCGATCCGTTGAACGAGCCTCGCCCCGAGACCGCCCAGTCCGAGAGCGCGGCAACATGCTTCCATTGTGGTCTGCCCGTGCCCACGGGCTCGGACTACCGCGTTCGTGTGCTGGGCGAAGATCGCGACATGTGTTGTCCCGGCTGTCAGGCGGTCGCCCAGGCGATCGTCGAGGCCGACATGGAGGAGTACTACCGTCACCGCACGGAGGCCTCGCCCCGGCCGGACGACGACCTTGAGCGCGTGCTCGAGGAACTGGCGATCTACGATCGCCCCGAGATGCAGAAGTCGTTCGTCGCCAATCGCGAGGGCGACAGGCGCGAGGCATCGCTGATCCTCGAGGGCATCGTCTGTGCGGCCTGCATCTGGCTGTCCGAGCGCCATGTCCGCCAGTTGCCCGGGGTGGAATCCTTCTCGGTGAACTTCACCACGCACCGTGCCCAGGTAGTCTGGGACAATACCCAGGTGCAGCTCTCCGAGATCCTGCGGGCGATCGCGGCAATCGGCTATCGCGCCTATCCCTACGACCCCGATCGCCAGGACCGTGTCTACCGGCGCGAACGCCACGACATGATGCGTCGTCTGGCGGTCGCCGGACTGGTCTACCTGCAGGTGATGATGATCTCGCTGTCGCTGTACTTCGGCGACTTCCTCGATCTCTCCGATGACCTGCGCTACTTCTTCTGGTGGGTCAGCCTGGTGCTGTCCACGCCCATTGTCCTCTACTCCGGCCAGGCCTTCTTCCGTCCGGCCTGGCGCGACCTAAAGCAGCGTCGCGTGAGCATGGACCTGCCGGTGTCGATCAGCATCCTGCTGGCCTACTCCGGTAGCGTCTACGCGGTGTTGACCCACAGCGGCGAGGTGTACTTCGACTCGGTCACGATGTTCATCTTCCTGCTTCTGGCCGGACGTTTCCTGGAGCAGGGCGCGCGCCACAAGGCGGGTGAGCTGGCCGAATCATTGAACAAGCTGGTGCCGCAGGTGGCGAACCGCTTCGAGGCCGATGGGTCGGTGACGGTCATCCCGGCGTTCGACCTGGCCCCGGGCGACCGTATCCTGGTGCGCCCCGGCGGGCCGGTGCCGGCCGACGGCGTGGTGATCGAGGGCGAGAGCGGCATCAATGCCTCGATGCTCACCGGCGAGAGCCTGCCCGAGTTCAAGCGCGCCGGGGATCGCGTCTCCGCCGGCACCGTCAATACCGAAAGCCCGTTGGTGGTCGAGGTCGACAAGGTCGGTCAGGACACCATGGTCTCCTCGATCGTCCGCCTGATCGACCGGGCCCAGTCACAAAAGCCGCGGATTGCCGAGACGGCCGACCGCTTCGCGCGCAAGTTCGTCATTGCCCTGCTGATTACTACCGCGCTGGTCACGGCGGCCTGGCTGGTTATCGACCCGACCCGCGCGTTCTGGATCGCCGTGGCGATTCTGGCCATCACCTGCCCCTGTTCGCTGTCACTGGCCACGCCCGCGGCGATCGCGGTGGCGGTGGGTCGCCTGACCCGTTCGGGGCTGCTGGTCACCCGGGGACGAGCGCTGGAGGGCCTTGCGCGGGTCACCCATGTGGTGTTTGACAAGACCGGCACGCTGACCACCGGCGAGTTGACGGTGCGCGACGTGGCGTCCTTGGCCGATGTCGAGTCCGCGCGCCTGGCGGATATCGTCGCGGCGCTCGAGCAGTACGCCGATCACCCGGTCGGCCGGGCGTTGTCCGCCTGGGGCAATGAACACGCGGCTGGAGAGGCCTATGCGGTCACCCAGGTCGAGAACGCCAGCGGTCGTGGCGTGACCGGCTGGATCGACGGTGAACGCTTTGCGGTCGGCAATGCCCGTCTGATGGACGATCTGGTTGTGGATCTGCCCGAGCCGCAGGCCGCGGTCGACGAGCTGGTGGTCTGGGTGGCGCGTGGTCCGCAGGTGATCGCCCGCGCCGTGCTGACCGACCGGTTGCGCGACGATGCCGTCGAGGTGGTCGAGCGTCTCAAGGGGCAGGGTGTGTCGGTCTGGCTGCTTTCCGGTGATCACCCGGACCGGGCGGCCATGATCGGGCAATTCCTGGGCGTGGATCATGCCGAGGGCGGCCTGTTGCCGGAAGACAAGATGGATCGCGTGGCCGCGTTGCAGGCCGACGGTGGTCGGGTGCTGATGGTCGGTGACGGCGTCAACGACGCGCCGGTGCTCGCCTGCGCGGACGTCTCCATGGCGATGGGCGGCGGGACCGCGGTCGCCAAGCACAGCGCGGACATGGTGCTGCTCAACGACCGCGTCGCCGAGACGGCCTTTGCGGTGGGCTATGCGCGGCGAACCATGGGCGTGATCCACCAGAACCTGACCTGGTCGGTCTGGTACAACGCCATCGCGATCCCGATCGCCGCGCTGGGCTTCGTTCAGCCCTGGCTCGCGGCCATCGGCATGTCGGTCAGTTCGATTGCCGTGATCGGCAACGCCCTGCGCCTGCGACGAGGGTAGGGCGGAGTAGCCACCCGGGGTGGAGTCTTAACCACCCATGCTGTGGATGTATTGGTTGAGCTGGGCGACGTCGGTGCTGGTGCGCCGGTAGAGGTGGTCGAGGCTGACGATCGCGTACTCGAGCAGCAGCACGGTAAACACCGGGTGCTCGAGGCGCAGCCGGTTGTATTTCTCTCGCGGCAGGCGGAGCAATCGCACCGACGAGCGCGCCCGCATGCGGACATTGCGTGGCTGGCGGTCGAAGAAACTCATCTCGCCGAGCATCTCGCCAGCGTGGATCTGGCCCACCGGCACCTCGTTGGTGGTCGGGCCGACGATCAGCTCGGCCGTGCCGTCGAGCAAGAAGTAGAGCGATTCACCCACTTCACCGATGTCGGCGATGATGTGGCCGCGATCGATGATCTCGAAGTCGCAGAAATCGAGGAACGCACTGACCTCGGCGTGGGTGAGGATCTGCGTGTCGACGTGTCGGGCGAGAAAGTCGACCAGGGCGTCGCGGTCGTTTTCGGTCATCATCGCTTGAATGCTCCCATGCCGTTTGCGGGGAAGTTGGGTTCCTTGGAGGGCTTCCATTGTCGCGAGCCGGCGCGGTTTTGTCGATCCTCGGGTGGCCACCGGTCGCCATGACGCGGATTCATGCCGTTGTTGCAACGCGCTCCCATCTGCCAGGGGAGGCGACCGATCGCAACATGCTAGAATTCGCGGCATTGTTCGGTCGCCCTCGATAATGCTCGGGGCGGCCGCTTGTCTTTCCGACCCGACCAGCGTGCGGGCCGAGCCGAATTTGATCTCACCTTTTTCAGGAGCCGATTCATGTTTGCCAAGTCCATGACCATCGCGGGCTACGACCCGGAACTTGCTGATGCGATCAACGCCGAGGTGCGCCGCCAGGAAGATCACGTTGAGCTGATCGCCTCGGAGAACTACGCCAGCCCGCGCGTCATGGAGGCCCAGGGCTCCGTGCTGACCAACAAGTACGCGGAAGGCTATCCCGGCAAGCGCTACTACGGTGGCTGCGAGTACGTCGATGTGGCCGAGCAGCTGGCCATCGATCGGGCCAAGGAGCTCTTCGGCGCGGACTACGCCAATGTCCAGCCGCATTCGGGCTCGCAGGCAAACGCCGCGGTGTTCCAGGCACTGGTCGAGCCGGGTGACACCGTGCTGGGCATGAGCCTCGACGCCGGCGGTCACCTGACCCACGGCGCCAAGCCCAACTTCTCCGGGCGCATCTACAACGCGGTGCAGTACGGCATCGACGACGAGGGCTACGTCGATTACGACGAGGTCGAGCGTCTGGCGAAAGAGCACAAGCCGAAGATGATCATCGCCGGCTTCTCCGCCTACTCGCGCGTGATGGACTGGGCCCGCTTCCGCGAGATCGCCGATGCGGTGGGTGCCTACCTGATGGTCGACATGGCCCACGTCTCGGGCCTGGTCGCCGCCGGCCTCTACCCGAACCCGGTGCCGCATGCCCACGTGGTCACCTCCACCACGCACAAGACCCTGCGCGGTCCGCGCGGCGGCATCATCGTGGCCAAGGCCAATCCGGACCTGGAGAAGAAGTTCCAGTCGCGCATCTTCCCCGGCTCGCAGGGCGGCCCGCTGATGCACGCGATCGCCGGCAAGGCGGTGGCCTTCAAGGAGGCGATGGAGCCGGAGTTCAAGACCTACCAGCAGCAGGTGATCGACAACGCCCGCACCATGGCCGAGGTATTCGTCGAGCGCGGCCTGGAAGTGGTCTCCGGCGGCACCGACAACCACCTGTTCCTGGTCAGCTTCGTCAAGCGCGGCCTGACCGGCAAGGCGGTCGACGAGGCGCTGGGCAACGCTCACATCACCGTCAACAAGAACGCCGTGCCCAACGACCCGCAGTCGCCGTTCGTCACCTCCGGCATCCGTGTCGGCACCGCGGCGATCACCACGCGCGGCTTCGGTACCGAGGAGAGCCGTGATCTGGCCGGCTGGATGTGCGACATCATCGATGACATCGAGAACGACTCGGTGATCGAGGCGGTGCGCGAGAAGGTCACCGCGCTCTGCCGTCGCCTGCCGGTCTACGAGGCCAACCGGGCCTGATTGG harbors:
- the bioC gene encoding malonyl-ACP O-methyltransferase BioC, which encodes MSALPSFDLRRVRDRFNRAASDYDRHAAVQHEIGRRLDERFDWLKLDPQRILDLGAGTGQMVRAMRARYPHADVTGLDLADRMLRHLPRRHWWSPHRAAVAADMHALPFAGGSMDVVVSNFALQWSDRPAALFGEVARVSASGAPFVFTTLGPDSLQEIRRAWAAVDPTPHVHQFLDMHDLGDALVAAMLADPVMDREMVTVTYPTVDALLADLRGVGVGNAQAGRAAGMTGPKAWRRFREVLAAQAVDGRIPLSYEIVYGLAWGTGVSPMAEGAHGRVGAS
- the ccoN gene encoding cytochrome-c oxidase, cbb3-type subunit I, with amino-acid sequence MSTNAVPVATEQYNYGIVKKFAIMAMIWGVLGMLAGVYIASELAWPFLNFNIAEITFGRLRPVHTTLVIFGFGGSALFATSYYIVQRTCQARLWGGKLLPELTFWGWQLALVLGVITYMAGYTQGREYAEFIWPIDLLITVVWVIYFAVYAMTLVKRSQPHIYVANWFFMAFILATALLHIFNNLQVPVAWNSLESYALFAGVQDAMTQWWYGHNAVGFFLTAAFLGMMYYFVPKQAGRPIYSYRLSIVHFWALSFLYMWVGAHHLHWTALPDWVSTLAATFSILLLLPSWGGMINGIMTLSGAWEKLRTDPIMLFLITSLAFYGMSTFEGPMMSLKSVNALSHYTDWTVGHVHSGALGWVAMITIGSFYHLIPRLWGTTLYSTKLVFVHFWLATIGVVLYIVALWVAGIGQGLMLRAFDEYGNLAYTFIETVSFLHIPYVVRAIGGAFFLSGMLLMSYNIYMTISGARQPASDEGRDAVAAAAR
- the ccoO gene encoding cytochrome-c oxidase, cbb3-type subunit II, with protein sequence MKHESIEINSGLLIVLTLAVISIGGLVEIVPLFHIEETVEDVDGVRPYTPLELRGRDIYVKEGCYTCHSQMIRPFRDEQLRYGHYSLAAESQYDHPFQWGSKRTGPDLARVGGKYSNEWQTQHLVNPQSLVPESIMPGYPWLLENELDYSQIEGRMVALKRVGVPYSQSQEEYDANVEQFGADMADKLHVSNATDVLESQAAAQNWDGDPNRITEMDALVAYLQMLGTMVDFSKYEDGHFNQFR
- a CDS encoding cbb3-type cytochrome oxidase subunit 3, with product MENSKPLALILFFGTFVGIILYVYTGKRRKQRLESYKDIPFMDDDELDPTQQKKQQVKKDESTGK
- the ccoP gene encoding cytochrome-c oxidase, cbb3-type subunit III, giving the protein MSQPENKKGQVETTGHVWDGDLREYNNPLPRWWLWAFYVTIVFSVVYWILYPAWPYGDSYTKGINTVEYTVEGEDGEEKTVSEHWNTRALFTRDMQSSPSALAQKEWVGKVENMSFEEIEQDPDTLQFAMSMGNYTFGDYCAACHGAGGQGKIGLFPNLADNAWLYGSSYETIVNKINNGIQGMMPAQNVPEDTIDDLAKYVLSLSGNAEISGEAASRGKQAFASCAGCHGAEGKGNEAMGAPNLADAIWGVADVPGCGDDTACKVDEIKHVVNNGIQRQMPAFGDRLTETQARMLAIYVRQMGGN
- the ccoG gene encoding cytochrome c oxidase accessory protein CcoG, translated to MAHHDDPSYPADPLYQAREPIHPKAIHGRFRRFKDLVLLLAYGVFFLLPWVRWERSVGPDQAVMFDIPSRRYYLFDLVIHPQDMFLLAGFLILAAWLLFFVTGLVGRAFCGYFCFQTLWTDVFMKVEALVQGDRNKRMRLEKQPWNGEKIAKKGITVAIWTLIAFWTGFTFTSYWADAPQLFVNFFTLEAVGAAYITTGILTATTLLAAGFAREQVCIYMCPYARFQSVMFDKETLLVSYDAGRGEGEAGRQPLHKGLMTLEERHAQGVGDCIDCNLCVQVCPTGIDIRDGLQLECISCGLCIDACDQIMTKRGWPTGLIRYASEQELETGEKPNLLKFRTIGYGLATIAATVLLLYGIFARAPADISVEQVRQPLFTMLASGDIQNNYNVKINNKLQEPLAFDLTVVGLPDARVSVVGDFESLELPADGSRKYLVHVRAPSDAQVDRREIQFILTEENGLVEPLEHDASFVFR
- a CDS encoding FixH family protein produces the protein MAVLLPAALGMTIIPMLFFLLRWRFPSAGRQIAFILGVLSLAAYAPYAIINWPGLDVVAMVGAILVMTAFILGFISPPKHAESQKMAFHRGPATIIAFFAVIILLDSIFLTIATTGLSENVARQILPEPQGGPVATSFFPGTVAHDYQEKVRAFEAYDAAREEQSERGWQVQRGWMGEAVVGQSTPFRIQVRDGQGNPVEGAEATARFLRFSSQSLDFSRRLEEIDPGVYQADVTPSRPGRWEVIVDVRRDGETHQLRGMTDVAAR
- a CDS encoding heavy metal translocating P-type ATPase, translated to MSVDPLNEPRPETAQSESAATCFHCGLPVPTGSDYRVRVLGEDRDMCCPGCQAVAQAIVEADMEEYYRHRTEASPRPDDDLERVLEELAIYDRPEMQKSFVANREGDRREASLILEGIVCAACIWLSERHVRQLPGVESFSVNFTTHRAQVVWDNTQVQLSEILRAIAAIGYRAYPYDPDRQDRVYRRERHDMMRRLAVAGLVYLQVMMISLSLYFGDFLDLSDDLRYFFWWVSLVLSTPIVLYSGQAFFRPAWRDLKQRRVSMDLPVSISILLAYSGSVYAVLTHSGEVYFDSVTMFIFLLLAGRFLEQGARHKAGELAESLNKLVPQVANRFEADGSVTVIPAFDLAPGDRILVRPGGPVPADGVVIEGESGINASMLTGESLPEFKRAGDRVSAGTVNTESPLVVEVDKVGQDTMVSSIVRLIDRAQSQKPRIAETADRFARKFVIALLITTALVTAAWLVIDPTRAFWIAVAILAITCPCSLSLATPAAIAVAVGRLTRSGLLVTRGRALEGLARVTHVVFDKTGTLTTGELTVRDVASLADVESARLADIVAALEQYADHPVGRALSAWGNEHAAGEAYAVTQVENASGRGVTGWIDGERFAVGNARLMDDLVVDLPEPQAAVDELVVWVARGPQVIARAVLTDRLRDDAVEVVERLKGQGVSVWLLSGDHPDRAAMIGQFLGVDHAEGGLLPEDKMDRVAALQADGGRVLMVGDGVNDAPVLACADVSMAMGGGTAVAKHSADMVLLNDRVAETAFAVGYARRTMGVIHQNLTWSVWYNAIAIPIAALGFVQPWLAAIGMSVSSIAVIGNALRLRRG
- a CDS encoding Crp/Fnr family transcriptional regulator, producing MMTENDRDALVDFLARHVDTQILTHAEVSAFLDFCDFEIIDRGHIIADIGEVGESLYFLLDGTAELIVGPTTNEVPVGQIHAGEMLGEMSFFDRQPRNVRMRARSSVRLLRLPREKYNRLRLEHPVFTVLLLEYAIVSLDHLYRRTSTDVAQLNQYIHSMGG
- the glyA gene encoding serine hydroxymethyltransferase — protein: MFAKSMTIAGYDPELADAINAEVRRQEDHVELIASENYASPRVMEAQGSVLTNKYAEGYPGKRYYGGCEYVDVAEQLAIDRAKELFGADYANVQPHSGSQANAAVFQALVEPGDTVLGMSLDAGGHLTHGAKPNFSGRIYNAVQYGIDDEGYVDYDEVERLAKEHKPKMIIAGFSAYSRVMDWARFREIADAVGAYLMVDMAHVSGLVAAGLYPNPVPHAHVVTSTTHKTLRGPRGGIIVAKANPDLEKKFQSRIFPGSQGGPLMHAIAGKAVAFKEAMEPEFKTYQQQVIDNARTMAEVFVERGLEVVSGGTDNHLFLVSFVKRGLTGKAVDEALGNAHITVNKNAVPNDPQSPFVTSGIRVGTAAITTRGFGTEESRDLAGWMCDIIDDIENDSVIEAVREKVTALCRRLPVYEANRA